GTTAATATCTACAATTTAACTTCTAGGTTCAAAAGActtgtgttttttttataaagttttgatctgttttttgCAGATGGTTCCAGAGATTGCGTTTGGGCAACGTACCCGTGTTGTGTTAGACGTTGGATGTGGTGTGGCAAGTTTTGGTACGTATTTGAGTTCTCGGAATGTACTCACTTTGTCTATAGCTCCAAAAGATGTACACGAGAATCAGATTCAGTTTGCACTTGAGCGCGGTGTGCCTGCAATGGTGGCAGCTTTTGCAACAAGGCGGTTGCTTTATCCATCGCAAGCGTTTGATTTAATCCATTGCTCAAGATGTAGAGTTAATTGGACCCGTGATGGTAAGCTTTCATGGCTATTGACTGTTACCGTTGCTTTCTAAGAAGAACAATTAGTTATGTTCACAACATGTGTAGATGGGATTTTGCTACTTGAAGTGAATAGACTGCTTCGGGCAGGAGGATATTTTGTCTGGGCAGCACAACCAGTTTACAAGCATGAACCACTCTTAGAACAACAATGGGAAGGTAACATCATCAGATTTTAACTTTCATAAACGTAAATGCGTGTAGACGTATACGTAAACGTGTATAACATAAGATTTTAATATGATGAATTATCTGTTTACATAAaatccatttttattttatttgtcaCACTCAGAGATGCTGAACCTTACGAATCGTCTTTGTTGGAATCTTGTGAAGAAAGAGGGATACGTTGCAATATGGCAGAAACCTATCGATAACAGTTGCTATTTAAGCCGTGGTTCAGAGACCCAACCTCCATTGTGTGATAACGAGGATAACCCGGACAATGTTTGGTAAATATTGTTCATATTCACTAATAAACatctttatttaattaaaaaatattatattaattttttttcgtATTAGGTATGTTGATTTAAAGCCATGTATTACCCCACTGCCTGATGACAAATCTGGAGCAAACATCGCCACTTGGCCCGCAAGATTGCATAATCCTCCCGAAAGACTCCAATCCATAACTTTTGACGCGTTTGTATCTAGAAAAGATCTCTTTAAAGCAGAATCAAAATACTGGCGGGAAATAATCGATAGTTATGTTCGGTCTTTACACTGGAAAAAATTCAAACTCAGAAATGTGATGGACATGAGAGCCGGATTTGGAGggtatattattatttttctcTCATGCCattaatttatttttcatttttttatttctaaGATTAATATTATTGTTCTGTCAGATTTGCAGCAGCCTTGATTGATAATCAACTAGATTGCTGGGTTATGAATGTCGTTCCTGTTAGCGGGCCAAACACCTTACCCGTTATATACGATCGGGGACTCCTGGGAGTTATGCATGATTGGTACAAATTGCTTATCATTTTTTCCGAGTCATTATTGCTGTACGTAATCGATAGAAACCATATGACCGGATTTGTTTGAACCATTGTTCCATTATAATTCACAGGTGTGAACCATTTGACACTTACCCAAGAACCTATGATCTCTTGCATGCAGCAGGTGTTTTCTCAACTGAGCAGAAAAGGTATCCAccaggtttttttttaaataataataataataaaattggttttttaatttttatttttttttctgttcTGGTTTGATATGCATCAGGTGCAACATTTCAAGCATTATGCTTGAGATGGACAGAATTTTAAGACCCGGAGGACGCATGTACATTCGTGATTCTATTACAGTGATGGATGAACTTCAAGGAATTGGGAAGGCGATTGGTTGGCGTGTAACACTACGCGATACAGCTGAGGGGCCTCACGCAGGTTACAAAATCCTGGTATGTGATAAAAGCCTCAAGTAATAATCTCGTTCAACTGTTCTTGCCATTTTTTTTA
The sequence above is drawn from the Helianthus annuus cultivar XRQ/B chromosome 12, HanXRQr2.0-SUNRISE, whole genome shotgun sequence genome and encodes:
- the LOC110894892 gene encoding probable methyltransferase PMT11, whose amino-acid sequence is MNNKSNLLSKSTILILLALSFFYFGKHFSNTHTFQQLIFSISKTPKTLTLSISPNHYKTFNIPSLINTTSPPLHSPSLSPPSPPAVQRFGLLDENGVMRSDFEVGEFDQDAVESWNNETEVVDGEDEVRVRVWRFDKCPVSMSEYIPCMDDVEGVKRLGLMEKGESFERHCPEKDKGFKCLVPAPKGYKPPIPWPRSRDEVWYSNIPHAQLAEYKGGQNWIVVNKDKFRFPGGGTQFIHGADQYIDQISAMVPEIAFGQRTRVVLDVGCGVASFGTYLSSRNVLTLSIAPKDVHENQIQFALERGVPAMVAAFATRRLLYPSQAFDLIHCSRCRVNWTRDDGILLLEVNRLLRAGGYFVWAAQPVYKHEPLLEQQWEEMLNLTNRLCWNLVKKEGYVAIWQKPIDNSCYLSRGSETQPPLCDNEDNPDNVWYVDLKPCITPLPDDKSGANIATWPARLHNPPERLQSITFDAFVSRKDLFKAESKYWREIIDSYVRSLHWKKFKLRNVMDMRAGFGGFAAALIDNQLDCWVMNVVPVSGPNTLPVIYDRGLLGVMHDWCEPFDTYPRTYDLLHAAGVFSTEQKRCNISSIMLEMDRILRPGGRMYIRDSITVMDELQGIGKAIGWRVTLRDTAEGPHAGYKILVCDKSLK